From the genome of Vigna angularis cultivar LongXiaoDou No.4 chromosome 11, ASM1680809v1, whole genome shotgun sequence, one region includes:
- the LOC108332558 gene encoding isoliquiritigenin 2'-O-methyltransferase, with translation MESNYAEEEKACISAMQHCFGPIYSAVLNAAIELNLFEIIAKASPTGVGVTASDVASQLPTQHPELARRIDRMLSLLATHSLLTCSTRTNENGEPQRLYHLSHVGHYFVKDHSKGSLAPLSTFLSHPSIVHVLLNYKEALLDFEKGLYQKVHGVPIYEGICSDPTLSNIFNEAMSNLGTIEIKKIIEMYRGFDKISLLVDVGGGIGQNLNMIISNYPSIKGINFDLPHVIQNAPIYSGIKQVEGNMFESVPQGDAIILKAVLHNWSDEKCVEILKNCYKALPEKGKVIVMEMIMPEAIDSTDADKMVTGFDNLMFLDAGTERTEKEFHNLSKLSGFSHFQLVCRVFSALGVIEFHK, from the exons ATGGAGTCGAATTATGCAGAGGAGGAAAAAGCATGCATCTCTGCAATGCAGCATTGCTTTGGTCCAATATATTCTGCAGTTTTGAATGCAGCGATTGAGCTAAACTTGTTTGAGATCATAGCAAAGGCATCTCCAACAGGAGTTGGTGTGACAGCGTCTGATGTTGCCTCTCAACTTCCAACACAGCACCCAGAATTGGCTCGCAGGATTGATCGCATGTTGTCTCTGCTTGCTACTCATTCTCTTCTCACTTGTTCAACTCGCACAAACGAAAATGGTGAACCTCAGAGGTTATACCATCTTTCTCATGTTGGTCACTACTTCGTCAAAGATCACAGCAAGGGCTCTCTGGCTCCCCTATCAACTTTTCTTAGTCACCCTTCCATCGTCCATGTCTT GCTGAACTACAAGGAGGCACTTTTGGACTTTGAGAAGGGCTTGTACCAGAAGGTTCATGGAGTGCCTATTTATGAAGGCATATGCTCGGATCCCACACtgagtaatatttttaatgaagcAATGAGTAATCTTGGCACAATCGAGATTAAGAAGATTATAGAAATGTATAGAGGATTTGATAAAATATCTTTGCTAGTTGATGTGGGTGGTGGCATTGGCCAAAATCTTAATATGATAATCTCCAATTATCCTTCTATTAAGGGCATTAATTTTGATTTGCCTCATGTTATACAAAATGCTCCCATATATTCAG GGATAAAGCAAGTTGAAGGAAACATGTTTGAAAGTGTTCCACAAGGTGATGCTATAATATTAAAG GCAGTGTTACACAATTGGTCGGATGAAAAATGTGTAGAAATTTTAAAGAATTGCTACAAAGCTTTGCCAGAAAAGGGAAAGGTAATTGTTATGGAGATGATAATGCCTGAAGCAATTGACTCAACAGATGCAGATAAAATGGTCACTGGCTTTGACAACCTTATGTTTTTGGATGCTGGCACTGAAAGAACTGAGAaagaatttcataatttatccAAACTCTCAGGATTTTCTCATTTTCAGCTTGTTTGTCGTGTCTTCTCAGCTTTGGGAGTTATAGAATTTCATAAGTGA